One Campylobacter concisus genomic region harbors:
- a CDS encoding thiol:disulfide interchange protein DsbA/DsbL, producing the protein MKLIKMLILSAFFALNLSALTEGVEYQTLAKPLNVPKNSVVKVFSYDCPHCYKFDRTITKKLMSKLEDVKFIPYHLGTKGKLGETASKIFAALISIDEANGTDLLSDESKFKQAKFAIYKARHDEKDDFDDGKDKERFINLALKAAHVSKDDYEKALNSDRAKELLDAWFASYDVASISGVPAFVVSGKYLINLSAASSIDEMAKIVQELLDK; encoded by the coding sequence ATGAAGCTTATAAAAATGCTAATTTTAAGTGCGTTTTTTGCGCTAAATTTATCAGCACTAACTGAAGGCGTGGAGTATCAAACTCTAGCAAAGCCGCTTAATGTGCCTAAAAACTCGGTCGTTAAGGTCTTTAGCTATGACTGCCCGCACTGCTATAAATTTGACCGGACTATTACAAAAAAGCTGATGTCAAAGCTTGAAGATGTGAAATTTATCCCATATCATCTAGGCACAAAAGGCAAACTTGGCGAGACCGCAAGTAAAATTTTTGCCGCTCTTATATCGATAGATGAGGCAAATGGCACTGATCTACTAAGCGATGAGTCAAAATTTAAGCAAGCAAAATTTGCGATCTATAAAGCAAGACATGATGAAAAAGATGATTTTGATGATGGCAAAGACAAAGAGAGATTTATAAATTTAGCCCTTAAAGCAGCTCACGTGAGCAAGGACGACTACGAAAAAGCACTAAATAGCGACCGAGCAAAAGAGCTTTTAGACGCATGGTTCGCCTCTTATGATGTTGCAAGTATCAGCGGTGTGCCAGCTTTTGTAGTAAGCGGCAAATACTTAATAAATTTAAGTGCAGCTTCATCAATCGATGAGATGGCAAAGATCGTACAAGAGCTTTTAGATAAGTAG
- the bcp gene encoding thioredoxin-dependent thiol peroxidase encodes MSEFSKVDIERKITLEVGDKAPEFEALNQDGVKVALKDFIGKNVVLYFYPKDNTPGCTTEACEFSANYDQFIKNDTVIIGVSPDSVKSHVGFIAKQNLKHILLSDEDKEISKLYGVWQVKKNYGKEYLGIVRSTFVIGKDGKIVKIYKSVKAKDHAAKVLADLAK; translated from the coding sequence ATGAGCGAATTTAGTAAAGTAGATATTGAACGAAAAATAACACTTGAAGTTGGTGACAAGGCGCCAGAGTTTGAAGCACTAAATCAAGATGGCGTAAAGGTCGCACTAAAGGACTTTATAGGCAAAAATGTAGTGCTTTACTTCTACCCAAAGGACAACACTCCAGGCTGCACAACTGAAGCTTGCGAATTTAGCGCAAACTACGATCAGTTTATCAAAAATGACACCGTTATCATAGGCGTTAGCCCAGATAGCGTGAAGTCGCATGTGGGCTTTATCGCAAAGCAAAATTTAAAGCACATTCTCTTAAGCGATGAGGATAAAGAAATTTCAAAGCTTTATGGCGTTTGGCAGGTCAAGAAAAACTATGGCAAAGAGTATCTTGGCATCGTTAGAAGCACCTTTGTGATCGGCAAAGACGGCAAGATAGTTAAAATTTATAAAAGCGTAAAAGCCAAAGATCACGCCGCAAAAGTACTAGCTGATCTAGCAAAATAA